attaagaaTATGTGGAGGAGACACATTGAATTCAATTGACTCAAATagtataaattatttatttatccgATTCGATTTTATAATTGGTGGGTCTTGGTATTTGGATTATTGTCTGGATGGCAATAAATTAGGAAAATAACcgaataaataaacaaatcttttttatagaaattaaaaaccaaaaatgggTATGATATTATTATTCCAAAATAAATCATTTTTTATCCATCCACGTCGCTTTGCTTCTAGAAGCTTTTGGCTTTACTGAGAACCCGACAGTCTGGGACCAAAGGACACGAACCTTGTTACCGTTTCCACACGTCGTCAACCCTTATCCTTTTCCTCTTTAAAACAACCAGTCAAACCCTCTTCTCAACGTGTACTTCAATTACCATTAAAGCAAagcaaaaatgaagaaaataaaaaagctaaaaatttatttaagaaaaaccCAGCCAAAACCAGCATAACTGAACTGATATCCATCTTGCATCCGAGTTCTTCGGTTCAATTTGctctgatttttcttaatttttttaaataaaaaaaaaaacagatttggaaattttaaagttcaaattttatttttaaaaaaccccAACCAAAACCAGCATCACTGAACTAATAACCATCTTGCACTCAAGCTCTGTGGTTCGAtttcctttgatttttcttaacccaaaaaaaacggATTTggatattttaaatttcccAAATCTGTGTGCGGCGCATGGCAACCGTTGATTTACACCCCAGGCTCCATCCATCATTTTCTGTTCGCTTATAAATAGCCGAGTAGAGTGAGTGAAAGCCCACCTCACCATCCATCTTCTGAAACATTCTAGacaaaaaatttctaatttttatcgccaaaaaaagaaaaggaaaaaaaaaagcaaatgaCCGAGTTAATACCTGGTCTACCAGAGGAACTCGGGCACGAGTGCCTGACTCGTTTGCACTACTCGACTCACCGAGTCGCCTCACGCGTTTGCCGCCGCTGGCAGGACATGCTTCAAAGTCTGGATTTTTACAACCACAGAAAGCAATCCGGGCGCACCCACAAGCCCGCTTGCCTCGTCCAGGCGCTTCCGGTTCAGACCAGGGTTGACGAGACCAAACCGGGTGGACCGCCCGTTTACGGCGTCTCGGTTTTTGACCCTGTGAGTGGGAGCTGGGACCGGGTGGACCCGGTTCCGAAGTACCCACATGGGCTTCCGCCGTTCTGCCAAGTGACGGCCTGCGAGGGCAAGCTCGTGTTGATGGGCGGGTGGGACCCGGCGAGTTACCAGCCCGTGAGGGACGTGTTCGTGTACGAGTTCACGACTCAGAGGTGGACTCGGGGAAAGGATATGCCGGAGACCCGGTCGTTCTTCGCCGCCGGCGAGTTCAACGGCCGGGTCTACGTCGCCGGAGGCCACGACCAGAACAAGAACGCGTTGAAATCGGCGAGGGTCTACGACGTGAGGGAGAACGAGTGGAGCGAGTTGCCTGGGATGAGTCAGGAGCGAGACGAGTGCGAGGGGTTTGTTTCCGGGTCGGAGTTTTGGGTCGTGAGCGGGTATGGTACGGACAGTCAAGGGGGCTTCGTGGGGTGCGCTGAGGTTTATGAAATCGGGTCGGGTCAGTGGAGGCGGGTTGAGGACGCGTGGCGTGCAGGTCAGTGCCCGAGGTCTTGCGTTGGGGTTGGGAAGGATGGGAAGCTGTTTTGTTGGGGCGACTGTGACTCGCGGGTTCGTGTCGGTACCAGCGCGGTTGAGTTGGGCCCGTGGGCGTTGGTATCAGGATCGGCTTACCAAGGCGGGGCGCAAGGGTCATTTTTGGttgaagggcaaaatggtaaattGAGGAATGTGGAAGCTCCTGATGAGTTCTCTGGGTTCGTGCAGTCCGGTTGCTGCGTGGAGATTTgagattttcaatttttcgagtttacaaaaagaaaattgagggTTGTCTTTtgtggcttttttttttttcccccaacaCCTCCCCCCAACtttttttagcaaaaagataagtgtattttttaaagttgtaAGCGGATTTTGTATCAGCTTGTAAatacttttttggttttcagaTATTTTGCATTAAAAATTGTGTGAGACTTTCGAAAGCTGcgtttgaaattaaaaaaattaaaaaaggtttatttttaaagtctaCACACTCTAAATATGAAAGAGAATGTgatattttctaattattttctcGTCATTATCAAACTCGGAAAAGAAATTTTCCTAATTCTCAACTTTCAGGAAATtattttcatcaaacaaaagggGCTTAAGAGTATTTGGTTTTGGTATATTTCAACAATGCTGTGAATTTAATAATGCACAGCATAGCAGTCTTTAGGCATGCTTTTGACATATTTAaagattctctctctttcgCTCCTCCAGTGacgggaaaaaaaagagtaaatttaggttttaaccacaaatttttttttacttttgaaaaaagccaaagctttttcaaaaaagacagaaaaacctctcaactttcaaattaaagacatgcaaatgtaaaggatcccttaagaaatccaaaaataaataagggcaattttgtccattttagcttgttttaaaaaatttctctctcctttgtgtttttccaaagtctcccaaaaaaaaggtgaaaaaGATCCACTTCATTATGACACAAAACAAACGGCTGACAGCCGAATgcctaaaaattaaaatacttttaaatctttttgGCCCACCACTTGTTGATCTTTCAGAACTGCATTAATATCATTTTGCTCCTTCAGAAATGCAAACACAactataatataattaaattaacacCCACCCTTTTTCTTGCCGTTTTTCTTCCTGGTAATGGGGGGAGAACCTCAACAAAAAAGACAACACAGAAATCAATCCCGCCCTAAAAACCCTCAATAAACACAACCCAAGTTCAAGGTATGTCCTCAAAAGGTTCCCTTATATCTGTTTTGTCTGTTAATTTACTTGGATAAATTAAGAAGTTAAACTACgcaaaaatgataaatttgGGACTCGCCGTCAATTTACACATCTACAATTGCCCTGTATTATGATAGTCAACTCAAACCCAACCCTGTGAAGAAGTAAACCATTATCTCGACAATAATGAGCCAAGCTAGCATTTACAGTGAATCCCCTGTTAAGTAATCATGCATTACGATAGGAACCCTCAATTCTCTGGCAAATACAGTTCATTTCAATGCTAATAGGCAActcaaacccaacccaacccacccCACCCCTACCCCCTCCCccctttcttttcatttcaatgtTTGGTACAAGATGCCTGACTTGGTTGGCcttcacacacacatattCAATTTGGTCTTATAATTTCCATGTTGAGGAATTATCAgtgaatctctctctctctctctctctctctctctctcatcacaACCCCCATTAGCAACCGTTGTGTCTTCTGTGAATGTCAGGTTTCAAAAAGAATTCAGAATATTTTGGCCATTTTCGAGTAAATTATGGCCAACCTTAGTGGTGATTAAAATGCTCTATTATACAAAAACTCATTCCAATTGGACATAGCTAAAAGCTTCAAAGAAACACAAGCTCATGATCAAATGGGGCATTCAACTCAGGGTCGAACAAAGAAAACCAGAATACAATGCAGCAGTACTTTTAATGTCAACATTGATCCCAGGGAGTAGAATCACTGAATATTTATTTAGATCACAACTTCAAACATAGATTCTTCAACTTTCTGATTAAGCACCTCCACAAAATCCCACTACTGAGAGTAGTCCAAGCTATGACTCCGGCTCCTACTAAAGCTTCGGCTACGGCTCCTTGAACCATAGGGAGATCTTGAGCGTGATTGCTCCCGGTACCTTCTGTCCCTAGGTGAAATTGACCTGAATCAGAATAAGAGATGCTGAGTAAAACAGTTCTCATGGTGATATTTCCCCCCTTTACTGGTGCATATAGGTA
Above is a genomic segment from Prunus dulcis chromosome 7, ALMONDv2, whole genome shotgun sequence containing:
- the LOC117635869 gene encoding F-box/kelch-repeat protein At2g44130-like, which codes for MTELIPGLPEELGHECLTRLHYSTHRVASRVCRRWQDMLQSLDFYNHRKQSGRTHKPACLVQALPVQTRVDETKPGGPPVYGVSVFDPVSGSWDRVDPVPKYPHGLPPFCQVTACEGKLVLMGGWDPASYQPVRDVFVYEFTTQRWTRGKDMPETRSFFAAGEFNGRVYVAGGHDQNKNALKSARVYDVRENEWSELPGMSQERDECEGFVSGSEFWVVSGYGTDSQGGFVGCAEVYEIGSGQWRRVEDAWRAGQCPRSCVGVGKDGKLFCWGDCDSRVRVGTSAVELGPWALVSGSAYQGGAQGSFLVEGQNGKLRNVEAPDEFSGFVQSGCCVEI